A portion of the Nomia melanderi isolate GNS246 chromosome 2, iyNomMela1, whole genome shotgun sequence genome contains these proteins:
- the LOC116430726 gene encoding ribosome biogenesis protein NOP53 — protein sequence MTEIKPKKRKVSKKTKKSWRKHVDIKDVDKFLEDSRQEERLGSFSVRENSDLFVISTKPEVLSKKQRRELLQSKESRCFNVLKPHSSVPDPVTKRNRVRTKEERKHPILLKKEALKKAQGILKLKDRLKLKNKSIAEKKRLIKPKRGEFKDDVWKDKVNSVIDEKWMSSDTMRHTLLHFGMKKKRLPASLHKKPSALPTIEMPHPGMSYNPAYEDHQELLQEIAEKELQLIKEEEHLKRVTTNMFKKVSHEERERNTMKEMSEGLNLDNQALVEDDNDDNNNNDDSEVKSVNPPVKNMKKTHVQRRKQKEQKELAHRIQKGKIEKKKIADIYKLKQLDKQMTKTEQKQKVLREKRLKKKAQKATGTKVLSRIKFEPLDNDFKLPEELTGSLRNSAPAGNLLKDRFKSLQQRNIVAPSVLKL from the exons ATGACCGAGATTAAACCGAAGAAACGGAAAGTatcgaagaagacgaagaagtcGTGGCGCAAACATGTGGATATAAAGGACGTTGATAAATTTTTGGAGGATTCCCGGCAGGAGGAGAGGTTGGGATCGTTTTCTGTTCGTGAAAATTCTGATTTGTTTGTTATTTCTACTAAGCCGGAAGTTCTTTCAAAGAAACAGCGCCGTGAATTATTGCAATCCAAGGAATCACGATGTTTCAACGTTTTGAAACCTCATTCGTCGGTTCCGGACCCAGTAACAAAGAGGAATCGTGTGAGGacaaaggaagagagaaaacaTCCTATTCTTTTGAAGAAGGAAGCTCTTAAGAAGGCCCAGGGTATTCTGAAACTAAAGgacagattaaaattaaaaaataagagCATCGCGGAGAAGAAAAGGCTAATTAAACCGAAAAGGGGCGAATTCAAAGATGACGTATGGAAGGACAAGGTCAACAGTGTGATCGATGAAAAGTGGATGTCCTCTGATACTATGCGACACACGCTGTTGCATTTTGGTATGAAAAAAAAGAGATTGCCCGCTTCGTTGCACAAAAAGCCTTCAGCTTTGCCAACAATTGAAATGCCGCATCCAGGAATGTCTTATAATCCTGCGTACGAAGATCACCAGGAGTTATTGCAAGAAATCGCGGAGAAAGAATTACAGTTgataaaagaagaagaacacCTGAAAAGAGTTACcacaaatatgtttaaaaag GTTTCACACGAAGAAAGGGAAAGGAACACTATGAAAGAAATGTCGGAAGGTCTGAATTTAGACAATCAAGCTTTGGTGGaagatgataatgatgataataataataatgatgattcAGAAGTAAAGTCTGTAAATCCTCCAgtgaaaaatatgaagaaaactCATGTCCAAAGGCGTAAACAAAAGGAACAGAAAGAGTTGGCACACAGGATTCAAAAGGGGAagatagagaaaaagaaaatcgcAGACATTTACAAGTTAAAACAATTAGATAAACAGATGACTAAAACTGAACAGAAACAGAAAGTTTTAAGAGAAAAGAGATTGAAAAAGAAAGCCCAGAAAGCAACAGGTACTAAAGTTCTTAGTAGAATCAAATTTGAGCCCTTGgataatgattttaaattacCAGAAGAATTAACTGGCAGTTTACGAAATTCTGCACCAGCtggtaatttattgaaagacaGGTTCAAATCCCTTCAACAAAGGAATATTGTAGCTCCTTCTGTACTTAAATTGTAA
- the cbc gene encoding protein CLP1 homolog isoform X1 has protein sequence MTDEKAQTQEFKLDPDCELRFEVESKNEKVTLELKSGLAEVFGTELVKGKKYEFTAGAKVAVFTWQSCTVELVGKTDVSYVAKETPMGLYLNCHAAMERLRETAEKDDTRGPITMIVGPCDVGKSTLCRLLLNYAVRMGRRPIFVDLDVGQGHIAIPGTVGALLVERPSNIVEGFSQQAPLVFHFGHKSPQTNVALYNLLVTRLAEVCSDRLQANKKARVSGIVINTCGWVKGDGYKLLTHAAQAFEVDAILVLDQERLYNELVRDMPDFVKVVFLPKSGGVVERSQTQRIEARDQGVREYFYGSRTPLYPHSFEVKWSEARLYKIGAPVLPASCMPLGMKAEDNLTKLVAVTPGPNLLHHLLSVSFADSPEDDVVQTNVAGFVCVTNVDVERQTFTVLSPQPRPLPNTVLLLSDIQFMDSH, from the exons atgaCAGACGAGAAGGCGCAAACGCAAGAATTCAAATTGGATCCGGATTGCGAATTGCGGTTCGAGgttgaaagtaaaaatgaaaaagtgacGCTCGAG ctGAAAAGCGGCTTGGCGGAAGTATTTGGGACGGAACTGGTAAAGGGAAAGAAATACGAATTCACTGCTGGAGCTAAAGTAGCTGTATTTACTTGGCAAAGTTGTACGGTCGAATTGGTTGGTAAAACTGACGTCAGTTACGTCGCCAAGGAAACTCCGATGGGTCTGTATTTGAATTGCCACGCCGCTATGGAAAGGCTCAGAGAAACCGCGGAGAAGGACGATACCAGGGGTCCGATAACGATGATTGTAGGGCCGTGCGACGTTGGGAAATCTACCTTGTGCAGACTTTTATTAAACTACGCAGTCAGAATGGGCCGCAGACCAATTTTTGTAGACTTAGACGTCGGCCAAGGTCATATAGCGATACCTGGCACAGTTGGAGCTCTGCTCGTCGAACGTCCGTCGAACATCGTGGAAGGCTTCAGTCAGCAGGCACCGCTGGTCTTTCATTTTGGCCACAAATCTCCGCAGACCAATGTTGCTCTGTACAATCTTCTAGTAACAAGATTAGCGGAAGTTTGTTCCGACAGACTTCAAGCTAACAAAAAGGCGAGAGTTTCCGGTATTGTGATAAATACTTGTGGATGGGTGAAGGGAGATGGGTACAAATTACTAACTCACGCGGCTCAAGCTTTCGAAGTAGACGCGATTTTGGTATTAGATCAAGAAAGACTTTACAACGAACTTGTCAGGGATATGCCTGATTTCGTTAAAGTCGTTTTTCTACCAAAAAGCGGTGGTGTGGTAGAGAGAAGCCAGACGCAGAGGATAGAAGCCAGAGATCAAGGTGTCAGGGAATATTTTTATGGATCCAGAACTCCGCTATATCCGCATAGTTTTGAAGTTAAATGGAGCGAAGCTAGATTGTATAAAATTGGAGCTCCGGTGCTACCCGCATCTTGTATGCCGCTGGGAATGAAAGCGGAGGACAATTTAACGAAATTAGTTGCTGTTACACCTGGTCCAAATCTACTTCATCACTTGCTGTCGGTCTCCTTTGCCGATTCACCGGAGGATGATGTGGTACAAACCAATGTTGCTGGATTCGTCTGCGT taCCAATGTCGACGTGGAAAGGCAAACATTCACGGTTCTAAGCCCGCAACCAAGACCGCTACCGAACACGGTTTTATTGCTATCGGATATTCAGTTTATGGATAGTCATtga
- the Rab8 gene encoding RAS oncogene family member Rab8 — MAKTYDYLFKLLLIGDSGVGKTCVLFRFSEDAFNTTFISTIGIDFKIRTIELDGKKIKLQIWDTAGQERFRTITTAYYRGAMGIMLVYDVTNEKSFENIKNWIRNIEENASADVEKMLLANKCEVTEKRQVSKERGEQLAVEYGIKFMETSAKSSINVEEAFYTLARDIKAKMEKKLEASNPPKGGGHQLKASEPQRKPPSWLARCSIL; from the exons ATGGCGAAGACGTATGATTATTTGTTCAAGTTGTTACTGATTGGTGATTCAGGGGTCGGCAAGACGTGCGTCCTCTTCAGGTTCTCCGAAGATGCTTTCAATACGACCTTCATCTCGACCATTG gaattgattttaaaataagaacgatagaattagacggaaagaaaataaaactacaGATATG GGATACAGCAGGTCAAGAAAGGTTTCGTACAATAACTACAGCATATTATCGTGGTGCAATGGGAATAATGTTAGTTTATGATGTGACCAACGAGAAGagctttgaaaatataaaaaattggatTAGGAACATTGAAGAAAATGCGTCGGCGGATGTTGAAAAGATGCTTTTGGCCAATAAGTGTGAAGTCACAGAAAAACGACAAGTTTCAAAGGAACGAGGAGAACAACTTGCTGTTGAGTATGGAATTAAGTTCATGGAGACCTCGGCTAAGTCCAGCATCAACGTTGAAGAGGCATTTTATACCCTTGCACGAGATATTAAAGctaaaatggaaaagaaactG GAGGCGTCAAATCCACCAAAAGGAGGCGGACATCAGTTGAAGGCATCCGAGCCACAGAGGAAACCACCAAGTTGGCTCGCACGATGTTCTATACTCTGA
- the LOC116434191 gene encoding uncharacterized protein LOC116434191: MHNIRSNGPDIFHFEKRFEEMVYEVQRNKTELEKFEKEHLSIREQLYLKGSLLECERKASQDLRARLKLTTETIERLEEEKMRDRISYSNLSRNYDSVVKQRDIFAGEALSSRTEAAKFKMKAEALEKALHRETQRREELEKALTEFLNDNRKIIGNIDVGVAKISKEQKCLLENAEAVIRLNKRLQTIGLCFHAINEKNRAEIKDLRQKLIGFSMNESKSLSVNEKLHPEMESLCFKLKELLLELKSKMEDSTLIEENIKKIFQELTSLYDSSRSIGHC, from the exons ATGCACAACATTCGATCGAACGGTccagatatttttcatttcgagaAACGATTCGAAGAAATGGTTTACGAGGTTCAGCGAAACAAG ACGGAACTGGAGAAATTCGAAAAGGAGCATCTTTCGATCCGCGAGCAACTTTATTTGAAGGGATCGCTTCTCGAATGTGAGAGAAAAGCGTCGCAAGACTTGCGAGCTCGTCTAAAGTTAACGACGGAAACGATCGAGCGTTTGGAAGAGGAGAAGATGCGCGATCGAATATCGTATTCGAATTTGTCCAGAAATTACGACAGCGTGGTCAAACAGCGCGATATTTTTGCGGGGGAAGCTTTGTCCAGTCGAACGGAGGCGGCGAAATTCAAAATGAAAGCAGAGGCTCTGGAGAAAGCGTTGCATCGAGAAACGCAGCGAAGGGAGGAATTAGAAAAGGCGTTGACCGAATTTCTAAACGACAACCGGAAGATTATTGGAAACATCGACGT GGGCGTCgctaaaatttcgaaagaacAGAAATGTCTATTAGAGAACGCCGAAGCTGTGATCCGTTTGAATAAACGTCTGCAGACCATTGGACTTTGTTTCCATGCGATCAACGAAAAAAACAGGGCAGAGATCAAGGACCTACGGCAGAAATTAATTGGCTTCTCGATGAACGAGTCGAAATCGTTATCCGTTAATGAGAAATTGCACCCGGAAATGGAAAGTTTATGCTTCAAG TTAAAGGAACTATTGCTGGAATTGAAATCCAAAATGGAAGATTCCACgttgatcgaagaaaatatcaagaaaattTTCCAAGAATTGACGTCTCTGTACGACAGCAGCCGGTCGATCGGGCATTGTTAA
- the cbc gene encoding protein CLP1 homolog isoform X2: MTDEKAQTQEFKLDPDCELRFEVESKNEKVTLELKSGLAEVFGTELVKGKKYEFTAGAKVAVFTWQSCTVELVGKTDVSYVAKETPMGLYLNCHAAMERLRETAEKDDTRGPITMIVGPCDVGKSTLCRLLLNYAVRMGRRPIFVDLDVGQGHIAIPGTVGALLVERPSNIVEGFSQQAPLVFHFGHKSPQTNVALYNLLVTRLAEVCSDRLQANKKARVSGIVINTCGWVKGDGYKLLTHAAQAFEVDAILVLDQERLYNELVRDMPDFVKVVFLPKSGGVVERSQTQRIEARDQGVREYFYGSRTPLYPHSFEVKWSEARLYKIGAPVLPASCMPLGMKAEDNLTKLVAVTPGPNLLHHLLSVSFADSPEDDVYQCRRGKANIHGSKPATKTATEHGFIAIGYSVYG, translated from the exons atgaCAGACGAGAAGGCGCAAACGCAAGAATTCAAATTGGATCCGGATTGCGAATTGCGGTTCGAGgttgaaagtaaaaatgaaaaagtgacGCTCGAG ctGAAAAGCGGCTTGGCGGAAGTATTTGGGACGGAACTGGTAAAGGGAAAGAAATACGAATTCACTGCTGGAGCTAAAGTAGCTGTATTTACTTGGCAAAGTTGTACGGTCGAATTGGTTGGTAAAACTGACGTCAGTTACGTCGCCAAGGAAACTCCGATGGGTCTGTATTTGAATTGCCACGCCGCTATGGAAAGGCTCAGAGAAACCGCGGAGAAGGACGATACCAGGGGTCCGATAACGATGATTGTAGGGCCGTGCGACGTTGGGAAATCTACCTTGTGCAGACTTTTATTAAACTACGCAGTCAGAATGGGCCGCAGACCAATTTTTGTAGACTTAGACGTCGGCCAAGGTCATATAGCGATACCTGGCACAGTTGGAGCTCTGCTCGTCGAACGTCCGTCGAACATCGTGGAAGGCTTCAGTCAGCAGGCACCGCTGGTCTTTCATTTTGGCCACAAATCTCCGCAGACCAATGTTGCTCTGTACAATCTTCTAGTAACAAGATTAGCGGAAGTTTGTTCCGACAGACTTCAAGCTAACAAAAAGGCGAGAGTTTCCGGTATTGTGATAAATACTTGTGGATGGGTGAAGGGAGATGGGTACAAATTACTAACTCACGCGGCTCAAGCTTTCGAAGTAGACGCGATTTTGGTATTAGATCAAGAAAGACTTTACAACGAACTTGTCAGGGATATGCCTGATTTCGTTAAAGTCGTTTTTCTACCAAAAAGCGGTGGTGTGGTAGAGAGAAGCCAGACGCAGAGGATAGAAGCCAGAGATCAAGGTGTCAGGGAATATTTTTATGGATCCAGAACTCCGCTATATCCGCATAGTTTTGAAGTTAAATGGAGCGAAGCTAGATTGTATAAAATTGGAGCTCCGGTGCTACCCGCATCTTGTATGCCGCTGGGAATGAAAGCGGAGGACAATTTAACGAAATTAGTTGCTGTTACACCTGGTCCAAATCTACTTCATCACTTGCTGTCGGTCTCCTTTGCCGATTCACCGGAGGATGATGTG taCCAATGTCGACGTGGAAAGGCAAACATTCACGGTTCTAAGCCCGCAACCAAGACCGCTACCGAACACGGTTTTATTGCTATCGGATATTCAGTTTATGGATAG